One window of Oryza brachyantha chromosome 12, ObraRS2, whole genome shotgun sequence genomic DNA carries:
- the LOC102710076 gene encoding exocyst complex component EXO70A1-like isoform X2: MGVEAELPRAMDVLARRASALRDALQRSQGNTESMVAILGSFDHRLSALEAAMRPTQVRTHAIRMAHENIDKTIKAADAILSQFDIARRAEATILRGPHEDLEGYLEAVDLLKGIARFFSSNKNFKGDEGLLTRVNNILSKSALKIEEEFRQLMSTYSKPIEPDRLFDCLPKPPRAPKSDHDADGGHSTHSEHPSKGLETGVCRTPTLIPPRILPLLHDIAQQLVQAGNQQSCYRIYRDSRGSALEVSLRKLGVEKLSKDDVQRMQWEALEAKIGNWTQFMRIAVKLLLAGERRICDQVFDGITFNKDQCFAELAGSSVLTLLSFGDAVAKSKRSPEKLFVLLDMYEVMHELQPEVEEIFEGRFCSEMREAALGLTRRLAQTAQETFADFEEAVEKDTSKTVVQDGTVHPLTSYVINYVKFLFDYQSTLKILFQEFDTGSETESQLAVVTMKIMQALQNNLDGKSKQYKDPALTYIFLMNNIHYMVRSVRRSEAKDILGDDWIQRHRRVVQQNANQYKRVAWAKI, from the exons ATGGGGGTCGAGGCGGAGCTGCCGCGGGCGATGGACGTGCtggcgcggcgggcgagcgcgCTGCGGGACGCGTTGCAGAGGAGCCAGGGGAACACGGAGAGCATGGTCGCCATCCTGGGCTCCTTCGACCACCGCCTCTCCGCGCTCGAGGCCGCCATGCGCCCTACCCAG GTGAGGACGCACGCGATCCGGATGGCGCACGAGAACATCGACAAGACGATCAAGGCCGCCGACGCCATCCTCTCCCAGTTCGACATTGCTCGCCGG GCTGAAGCTACGATACTGAGGGGGCCCCATGAGGATCTGGAGGGCTACCTAGAAGCTGTGGATCTGCTGAAAGGCATTGCTCGCTTCTTTTCCTCTAACAAGAACTTTAAGGGCGATGAAGGACTTCTAACTCGCGTCAACAATATATTATCCAAGTCTGCTCTGAAGATTGAAGAGGAATTCAGGCAGTTGATGAGTACATACAG CAAACCTATTGAACCTGATCGCCTATTTGATTGCCTTCCAAAGCCTCCACGGGCACCAAAATCTGACCATGATGCAGATGGAGGGCACTCCACTCACTCTGAACATCCATCCAAAGGTTTGGAGACTGGTGTATGCAGGACTCCAACACTGATTCCCCCAAGAATATTACCACTTCTTCATGATATAGCTCAGCAACTAGTTCAGGCTGGAAATCAGCAGTCATGCTATAGAATCTACAG AGACTCTCGCGGTTCGGCTTTGGAAGTGAGCTTACGGAAACTAGGTGTAGAAAAACTAAGTAAGGATGATGTACAAAGAATGCAATGGGAAGCCTTAGAGGCTAAAATTGGAAACTGGACCCAGTTTATGCGAATTGCG GTCAAACTATTACTTGCTGGAGAACGGAGAATTTGTGACCAGGTTTTCGATGGTATTACTTTCAACAAGGATCAATGTTTTGCTGAGTTGGCAGGGAGTAGTGTATTGACACTTCTCAGTTTTGGAGATGCTGTTGCTAAAAGTAAAAGGTCAcctgaaaaattatttgtgttgCTAGACATGTATGAAGTAATGCATGAACTCCAGCCAGAG GTTGAAGAAATTTTTGAAGGCAGATTTTGCTCTGAGATGCGGGAGGCTGCATTGGGCTTAACTAGGCGCTTAGCACAGACAGCCCAAGAAACATTTGCTGATTTTGAGGAGGCAGTTGAAAAGGATACTTCCAAGACTGTCGTCCAGGATGGGACTGTGCATCCTTTGACTAGCTATGTTATTAATTATGTCAAATTCCTGTTTGA TTATCAGTCAACACTGAAGATACTATTTCAAGAATTTGATACTGGTAGTGAGACTGAATCTCAACTTGCAGTTGTTACAATGAAGATAATGCAGGCCCTTCAGAACAACTTAGATGGGAAATCTAAGCAGTATAAGGATCCTGCATTGACCTATATATTTCTTATGAACAACATTCACTATATGGTTAGATCTGTCCGCAG